The stretch of DNA attttttattttttgttgagatggggtctccttacgttgcacaggctggtctcaaacacctaggctcaagtgatcctcctacctcagcctcccgaagtgctgggattccaggctgagccaccatgtccatctGAAGCCgggagtttgaaacaagcctgggcaatacagtgagatgctgtctctacaaaaatcaaatcaaatgaaataatgaggCCAagttcggtggctcacgcctataatcccagcactttgggaggccgaggcgggtggatcacctgaggtcaggagttcgagaccagcctggccaacatggtcaaatcctgtctctactaaaaatacaaaaattagccaggcatggttttgggcgcctgtaatcccagctactcgggaggctgaggcaaggagaattgcttgaacccaggaggcagaggttacagtgagccgagatagcgccattgcactctggcagggatgacagagcgagactctgtctcaaacaaaacaaaacaaaacaaaaacaaacaaacgaaaaaacgaAAGACCTTCACCAAGGCTCCCTGTCTCCTGCATCCCTGGCAGAGATAAGACAGAGAGGTGGCTCAGGGCTGTCCCTCGGGGAATTCccagcctgaagcaggagaaatgTAGAAGTGTCACAAATGAGACAGCCAGAAATGAGAAGGATGTGTGGAGTCAGGCAGACCGGACTCTGAAGCTGGTGGCCCAAGGCAAATCTTTTcacttctccctgcctcagtctaccTCTCCAGCAAACAGGCATCGTCCTGCCTCTCTCTCAGGGCTGGCTCGGGGAGAGATGAGTGGGCGAAGTCTCCCATGCCTGTCACGTCCGGCACTCGGTGACGCTTAGCTcttctcagctactcaagaggatgtTTGAATTTTGAGATCAAATCTCATGTCTCACTCTTACATACAATTGAACTGCCCGTAGTGTTGTTGGGGATGGAAGTGAGTTTatccatgtaaagtgcttagaatagcaCATAGGGCATAGCAAGCACTCAGTCAATgccagttattattattactattactagtagtaatacacaatatattatatattattaattaatttttatttattttttagacagagtcttcatctgttgtccaggctggagtgcagtggtgccatctgggcccactgcagtctccgcctcccaggttcaagcgattttcctgcctcagcctcctgagtagctgggattataggtgcacaccaccatgcctggctaatttttgtatttttagtagagaccgggtttcaccttttttgccaggctaatcttgaactcctgacctcaggtgatccgcccacctcagcctcccaaagtgctgggattacagacgtgagccaccacgcctggccaaatttattaatatgttatataacaagTGTGcaatataatatactctacattatatattaatttattatataatatattgtataatatatacattattaatttattatataatgtgtCATGATATATACTATTTATTAGATAATGAATGTGTAATATAATGGATtctacatcatatataatatattacacgTGCATTACTTATATAATGTGTagcatattatatacaatatattatgtattagtaatttattatataatagagGTGCATGTATAATACACTATActgtatattaatttattaatgtatatatgtagttatatattatacatcataaattatatgtaataatataaattgcatatattacacataatataGTATACATTAACTTAATATATTATAGATGCTATGAAGCAAGCAATATACTATATATCTCTATGTATCTCTCTATCTATGGCCTGGCACATTATAAGTAGGCAAAAATACTTTATGCTACTTTATGCAGTATTTAGCAAATTCAGGGCCCATATTTCTTCCGTATGCACCAGTACCTAACATAGTTCTTGGTCCATAGTACATATTTAGAAAATGCTGTTTCGTGACACTAGCCCCAATTGCTGTGCATGACAACTTTGAAGCGTCAGGAAATGCCACCTCTCCCAACTTAACCTTCAAACCAGCACCCCGTGAAACTGCAGCTAGAAAAcaaccctgtagtcccagttctGCCCCCTCCatgctgagtgaccttgggttGCTCCCTTTCCCTCTTTGAGCCGCAGAGTTCTCCATCTGGAATACAGGTGTCCTTGGGCCCCGAGGTCCGCCCTGCTCTTTCCCCAGGCGCGGCCTGGACCCTGGCCGGGGGGCTCACCGATGCTGTCTGTCTGCAGGtagcacttgttgcccaggcagtacCGCCACAGGCCCTGGTGGGCGAAGGACCCTGACAGCCGGTACTGCATCCAGTGGTCTGTTGCCGTGGCCACCACCAGGAGGATGGTCCCCACCCAGGCACAGAACAGGCCACCACCCATGAAGCTGTACATGGTGATctgtggggaaggggagagatGGGATTGGGAGCTGAATTCCCGGGACTGGATGAAGGAAGGAACTGGGGGAAGAGAGGGCTCAGGAGTGGGATGCCAAGTGCTTGGGAGAAGGAGATGGAGACCTAGACGCCTGGGTCCTGGGCGAGGAGGGGACTGGAGCccggactcctgggtctgagggaggaggatggtAGGGATCCTGGAAAGACGACAGGGAGCGGGGGGCTGGGTTCTGGGAAGAGAAGGCCAGGGGCCTGGACTTCCAGGTTCTGAGCAAGGAATAGGCTGGAGGCCTAGCTTCCTGAGTCCTAGCTTCCTGAGTCCTAGGTGAGAAGGGGCCCAGGAGCCTGGATTCCTGGGTGGTGGGTAAGGAAGGGGCTAGGGGCTAGGGGGTGGGACACCAGGTCCTGGGAGAAGAAGGAGCTGGGACCCTTGACTCCCAGGACTTGGGGAAGAGGGGGCTACAGGTCTCATGCCTGGTGCCTACCTGAGTGGCAGAGCCTGCCCGAGCCCTCCTTCTGCCACGGCCCCTCTGTGCAGACTGAGCTGAGCCTGGTCACTGGCCTCTTTGCCCCCTTAGGTTCCCCAAATCCCTTAAGCCTCCCTACACAATGGTCCCAATACCCAGCAGCTTCCAGCAGGCAGAAATGCAGCGGTGGCAGAGGCCTCAAATGGAATTCGCTGAAGCAGGCATCCAGGGggctccccccacccacccactcactgaCCTCTGTGACCCTCCCCGGAACCCAATACCTTGTCGCCAGCCTTGCTCAAAGCAACCCTGGCTTTGTCCGAGCTGTGTaagcacacgcgcacacacacacacacacgggcgcacacacacacgcgagATTCAGGGAGAGTCATGCGTTTATTGTTCAACCAGGGCTTTCTACCTGAAGAGCAGGCAGTGGGGTGGGGAGTCACAGGTGTCTGGATATGTGGGGCCAATGCGGTTCTTTGTGGGGATGGACACAGGGCTGTGGCTGAGGTTGAGGATGGAGCTCTTTGGGGCTGTAGATTCAGAGGACATTAAAGATGGGCTGAGGTACATAGGCAATGAGGAGAAAGGGGTTGGTAAAGAGGGTGGGTTAGGGTTGAGGCGCAGAAGTGGAGCTGGGACTGGTGACAGGGATGGGAATGAATGGGTTTGGGAATAGGGTATTGAGAGTGGGGAAGAGAGAGGCAGGTAGGAGTGGCTTTGGGATTAGGGAGAGGGTAGGGAATGGGGTTGGAGGAGCCCTGGGGGTTGAGAATGAGGTAAGGATTGTGGTTGTGGTTGGGGATGGCATTGGGAATGGGGTTGAGGCCATCAAGGAGACAGGCCTGGGTACGAGGTTTAGGGTTTTCTTCTCACTTGGGATTCAGGTGACTTAGGTCAGGTTCACCAAGTGCCTCACAGGAGCTACTCCTGGGATCGTGGttttggggagaggggaggatggaAGATGTTTCTTGGGGTTCTTCTGACAGGGCTGAGATCACTCTGGGCCCCAGGAAAACCCTCCTGGGTGACTGCAATCTCAGGTGCCGGACCCTCCAAGGTCCTAgtactctgtctcccagtcctCAGCAGCCAGTGGTGTTTCCAGGGGCGGCTCTGGACCTCGAGCTTCCTTCTTCCCATCCTGGGCAGGCAgtgttggtggtgatggcagTGTCATTGGTGGGGTCCTGGGGCCAGCCCCAGGGCCCCCCGCCCGGCCCCTCTCTGGCTGCTCAGCTCTCCCGAGGCCCCGTCGATGCGGGCCTCGGCCCCAGCCCGGCCTGTGcctgacttcccagcctccacgtCCCCTGGGAGGCCTCCTAACTGCCCCCGGCTGGGAGTGGCCTGCCTGGGGGCAGCAGGGGCAAGAGGGCAAGGCCTGTTGGAAGGTGTAGGCCCCCAGCAGGGCGCTgtgcaggaggcaggagagggtgTCCAGGCGTATGGGCACGGTGACAGAGGCCACGCTGTCCGGGAGCCCCAGGTGGGTGGGGTCTGTGGAGCTCAGGAGCAAGGGTGGAGGGGCTGGGAGAGGCGCAGGGGGCCATGGCTCGGTCCCAGATGACGGCAGGGACAGGTTGTTCCTAGAACAACAAAAAGACAGGTCAGTGGGGCTCAGCGTCTCCGTACTTCCTTGTTTCTCGCTGCCAGGCTGTCTCTGCACCTCTGCGGAAGGCAGCCATCTCTCCATCCTCAGTGCCCACCTGTGACTTCCTCCCCCGcttctgtctttttgtttctAACCCGGGTCTCTCTAAAGAAACAGACAGCTCTGCCATGAACTTCGGCATCAGACAGAACTCAGTTCCAATTCCTGGTGGCCTCGCTTTTGGTGGTGTATCTTTGGACAAATCATTTTCCTATTCCGAACCTTAATTTGTTTATAGTCACAGATGGCTTTGGATGGTATCAAAGGTGCGTATGACAGGGCTGGGTCTGGTAAGTGCTAAAACAGTGGACAGCTACGATTTCTCCAGCCTTCTGGGGATCCCTGGAGTCTTCACATTTCTTGGTTTATTCTTGGAAATTTCTGTTCGATGAGTATCTGtttctaactctttttttttttttttttttgagacggggtttcactcttgttgcccagactggagtgcaatggcgctaacttggctcaccgcaacctctgcctctcgggttcaagcgattctcctgcctcagcctctcgagtacctgggattacaggcacgcaccaccacgcccgtctaattttgtatttttaggagagacagatttctccatgttggtcaggctggtctcgaactcccgacctcatgtgatccacccgcctcggcctcccaaagtgctgggattacaggcataagccactgcacccggcctccgcCTGTTTCTAAGTATCTCGCTCAACTCTCACCAAGATCTTCTAAGATTCTGTACCTATGTGATGATACCTGAgccctttttgtttttcctgattctctaTGCAGGTCTGTTCAGCGCGCCCTTTCTCTCTCGTTTTCTctgtcccctcctctctctgggtctctgtccccctctcaGGAGGTCTTTGTTTGTCTCACCCTTCAGGCCCAGCCCCGTCCTTTGGTTGTTCCATCTCCACTGGCGCCCTCTTACGTGTCTTCTAGCAACTTCGCCTCCGAGATCCTTCGGGGGCCCGGGAAGGTTGGGGAGGGGCCGAGGCCGAGAGAGGCGGGGCTTGGCCGGGTCAGAAATGGGGCGTGGCTCGCGG from Gorilla gorilla gorilla isolate KB3781 chromosome 20, NHGRI_mGorGor1-v2.1_pri, whole genome shotgun sequence encodes:
- the C20H19orf84 gene encoding piRNA-mediated silencing protein C19orf84 homolog, with protein sequence MEQPKDGAGPEGNNLSLPSSGTEPWPPAPLPAPPPLLLSSTDPTHLGLPDSVASVTVPIRLDTLSCLLHSALLGAYTFQQALPSCPCCPQAGHSQPGAVRRPPRGRGGWEVRHRPGWGRGPHRRGLGRAEQPERGRAGGPGAGPRTPPMTLPSPPTLPAQDGKKEARGPEPPLETPLAAEDWETEY